The Candidatus Endomicrobium procryptotermitis genomic interval AGGAAGAGAGGAAATCGAACACTGTATGCCTATGCCGTCGTTTTCGATTAAAATTTCCAATGCCCTTTGTGCCGCGTTTCTTCCTGCGTCATCGGCATCAAAAAGCAATGTGACACTGTCAGCGTATCTTGAAATGAGTTTTGCGTGACTTTGAGTAAAAGCCGTTCCTAAAGAAGCTACGGCTCCGGAAACTCCGAATTGATATGGAATAATCACGTCCATATAACCCTCAAGGACGATAATGTTTCTCTCTTTTCTCAGTTCAGGCAACGTTTGAAATAATCCGTAAAGATTTGAAGACTTCAAATAAACGGCCGTTTCCGGAGTATTCAAATATTTCGGCTGCTGTTCATCATTAAGGGTTCTTCCTCCGAAAGCAATGACTCTTCCCTGAATGTCAAAAATCGGAAAAACCACTCTTTCGGACATATACTCAAAAAAATTTCCCCTTTCCGTTTTTGTTATAATTCCAGCTTTTAAAAGAACTTCTGGCATATAGCCTTTTTTCGCAGCCTGCTCAATCAACTGTCCTTTAGGAGCATAACCTATCATAAATCTTTTAATGGTATCGGCATTGATTCCGCGTTTTTCAAGGTACTGCCTTGCTTTTGCCGCCTGCTGACTTTCCAAAAAGCATCTATGGTAAAATTTAGCTGAATTTTCAAGAATTTCAAATAACTTTGTTTTCTCGGACACTTTTACGATATCTGCCTGAGTTTCTTTTATCTCTATCCCTGCTTTTTTCGCAAGCTTTCTTACGGATTCAATCCACGATATATTATCCATAAGCATAACAAATTTAAAAATGTCTCCCGACACATTACATCCGAAACACCTGAAAATACCTTTTTCAGGGCTTACTACGAAAGAAGGAGTCTTTTCATTGTGAAAAGGGCAACAGGCTTTCCAGTTTTTTCCGGCTCTTTTCAAATCGGGCAAATATTCCCTTATAATAGAAATGATATCGCTGGAAAGCCTTATCCTTTCAATTATGTCATCAACTATTGCCATTTTTATCTTCTAAATCTTCTGAAGCCAGAAGCTTCTATGAAATCAAGATTGCCGTATTTTTTCTCAAGTTTGTCAAAAAGAAGATTTAACCCTAAATTATCGGACGAAATATGTCCGGCAAGAATCACACTTATATGATGCTTTTCGGCTTTTTTAACGGCTTTGCTTCCCAGATGCATGCTGATAACCGTTCCGATGCCTGCAGCGCTGAGTTTTTCAAAAGCCTCAATAGGTCCTTCTGTTCCACCTGTCATGTCCACAAATACCTTACCGCATCTTGAATCTTCGTTTCCGAGCAAAATAGTAGGCGCAAGTCCTATTGATGAAGAGTGTCGATATTCAGGAAGTTTTTTTAAATACTTTATTATATCTTTTAAATATATGGGGTTGAGTGCTTCTATTTCTTTTTGAAGATAAGAAGCAACGTGATTGTCCGCAACAGTATGAGCAGACATAAAATTAATGTTTAAAAGCCTTGCCGCGTCAACCGTTCTTTCATTGTTAAGAGGCATTATACTTCTTTGTACTTCGGTAATGCGCGGAGCAAGAATTTTTTCTGCAATATTTATGTGAACACCATACTTATGCAGAATATCCGACTGCATAGCTATAACGTTATGAAATGTCGAATAAGCGTATCCCTCTGGATGATGAGTAATGACCAAATCTATTTTTGTTCCAAAATTTATCAGTTGTTTTGCAAGCACTATTTCCTGCGTTTCCATATCAATACCGACCATAACAGTTTTAATTTCTGTTTCAGGATCACCGTTTAAAATTCTCGAATCATAATAAGGATTAGTAAGGCTTTCAACATCATAAAATTCCTTTTTTTCTTCTGAAAGGGCTTCGTAATCCCGTTTGCGTTTTTGCAAATCAAGCCCGACAATGTCTGTTCCTCTAGGATCGGTTTCGATCCCTTCTTTAATAAACAACTCATAAATTTGTTTTAGTTTCATAAAACCTCAAATAATATAGAAGAGAGCTGTTTTTAAAAGCGGGGTAATCTGACATAAAACACAGCTCTCTTTCTATTTTAAACCGTTCACATTAATCTTTTATTAGCGCGACGACCATCTGTTATCTTTAAGCATTTTGCGGCGAATTTTTCTTTTAGCTTCTGCAAGTTTTTCTTTTCTTACTACGCTGGGAGCTTTATAAAATTCTCTTTTTTTTATCTCCTGCATAATGCCATTTCTTTCACATTCTCTTTTGAAGCGTCTTATCGCTTCTTCGATAGATTCCCCTTCGCGAACTTTAACGTTGACCATACTCAGTAAACACCACCTTTCTTTTAAAAGATAAATTTATACTATCCCGGAGGCCACTTGAAACTTCTTCCGCCGAGTAAATGATAATGAATGTGAAACACGGTCTGCCCTGCGTCTATGCCGCAATTATTTACTACTCTGTATCCATTTTTAAGATCCGGAAATTGCAAAGCTATTTTTGCCGCCACAGATTGAATATGCCCTAAAATTGACTCATCACCTTCGGCCAAAGAATTTAAATCCTGTATATGTTTTTTCGGTATTATAATAATATGCACAGGCGCCTGAGGATTTATGTCATCAAAAGCAAAAACTTTTTCATCTTCATAAATTTTTTTAGAGGGTATTTCGCCTTTAATTATTTTACAAAAAAGACAATTATCAGTCATCTACTGTCCTTTTACACAAATTGTATTGAAAATTATACAAGATTATTAAAAAAAAAACAAACCTTTTTTATCAGAATTTTTTTTATTCTTCATATTTGCTATAATCTTTTTCCATTTATAAATATAATTTGAGAAAGAGGGGTTTATGAAAAAAAGAATTTTACAGATTGTGTTTGTCATATTGTTTGTTTTATTTGCAGTAAGTATTTTTGCCGTAAAAAAAGATTATGTTTACATGCCTGGCATTTCAAAAATATTTGCTAAACCCGCAAAAATTTTAAGGTATTTAGGAATAGGAAATAGGAAATTGTATGATGAAGAAAGAGACGTCTATAGAGACGGCAATATATACATTTATCCTCCTGGAATTACAAGAGTTTATACAAATTCTTCAGGTGAAGCGACCCTTGCAAAACCCGATCCGATAACTTTCCGTTTTAATTCTTCTTCCGCAAACATAGAACTAATAGGCAAAGAATTGGATTCCATATCTATTTCTCCGAAATTCGAAGGAACGTGGAAATGGACCAATGAATACTCTCTGGTATTTACTCCAAAAAACGACTGGCCGGCAAATGAGACATATAAAATTAAACTCCCTAAAGAAATTTTTAATGACAAGCTTAACATTACAAATTTCACTTATGAAGTAACCACTCCTAAATTCAATGTAAACTTAAACGATTTCCGCATATATCAGAATCCACAGAATCCGAAAATACATCAGATACAAGCCGTTTTTAACTTTTCACATTCGGTTGGGGCTAAACTTTTTGAAAATAATCTCCGTTTAACCATAGATAGAATCGAAGTAAAAACTTCAATAACTTATGATTCGTTAAAAAGAACGGCTTATGTTGTAAGTGAGCCTATAAAAATTCTTAAAAAAGATCAAACTGCAATAATAGAATTGAGTTCCGTAAAAGCAGCTACGGGCGGAAAAGCTATGGAAAACAAGCTCAGAGAAGTAATCAATATTCCATCTGAAGAAAAATTTTTCAGAATAACCGATACCAAAACGATCATTCTCAGAAATGACAAAGAAGAACCTGAACAGTTTCTCGAAATAGATTTTACGACAGATGTCGATGTTTCGGAAATGGAAGGAAAAGTGGAGTTATATCTTCTTCCGCTGAGACATCCTGAGAATAATAAAAACAGTTCTTACGAATATGAAGAAGAAGAAGAAGAAGGCTATTATGACGATGACGGAAACTATATCGAACCTCAAAGTACAAGACGACTGTCAAGTTATAATTGGAAGTTTGCAGAAGTGACGCCAGAAATACTTTCAAAATCTAAAAAACTGGATTTGCAGCTTATGGAAAATTCAAAAATGTCTGACAGCGTTTTTCTATACAAATATTTTGCGCCGGATTTGGCGAGAAGATACGTTTACGTCAATATAAAAGAAGGAATAAAATCCAAAATAGATTTTACAATAAAAAAATCTTATTCAAACATAATGACATCGGCCGCGTTCCCGAAAGATGTAAAATTTCTCCAAAACGGAGCGGTGCTGCCTCTTGATGGATCCAAAAGACTTACTTTCACAACGCGTGGCGTCAACGGGATAAAAGTCGATATATCTAAAG includes:
- the dnaG gene encoding DNA primase, with translation MAIVDDIIERIRLSSDIISIIREYLPDLKRAGKNWKACCPFHNEKTPSFVVSPEKGIFRCFGCNVSGDIFKFVMLMDNISWIESVRKLAKKAGIEIKETQADIVKVSEKTKLFEILENSAKFYHRCFLESQQAAKARQYLEKRGINADTIKRFMIGYAPKGQLIEQAAKKGYMPEVLLKAGIITKTERGNFFEYMSERVVFPIFDIQGRVIAFGGRTLNDEQQPKYLNTPETAVYLKSSNLYGLFQTLPELRKERNIIVLEGYMDVIIPYQFGVSGAVASLGTAFTQSHAKLISRYADSVTLLFDADDAGRNAAQRALEILIENDGIGIQCSISSLPEGIDADEYLNENGKDKFLELIEKSSKTAIEFMIDRVSLEINKNIPETKAKAVSVLLNFVLKSGNSIVQREWVKILSQRIGVNEESVWREFKKKQRAKLIKYTHENDAATSIVVKNKKIDLSLEENLINILLTNRNFVEDVSQDDFIDARCARVFGMIASGSSETEILNLLSESDAEWFTELTMSPIEYNDVEEAFRTVLKDINIGKLKKRRHKLEKEILLMTEGKLKTDDKVIKEYKELTIILKGSGK
- the rpsU gene encoding 30S ribosomal protein S21, which produces MVNVKVREGESIEEAIRRFKRECERNGIMQEIKKREFYKAPSVVRKEKLAEAKRKIRRKMLKDNRWSSR
- a CDS encoding histidine triad nucleotide-binding protein; its protein translation is MTDNCLFCKIIKGEIPSKKIYEDEKVFAFDDINPQAPVHIIIIPKKHIQDLNSLAEGDESILGHIQSVAAKIALQFPDLKNGYRVVNNCGIDAGQTVFHIHYHLLGGRSFKWPPG